One segment of Triticum aestivum cultivar Chinese Spring chromosome 2A, IWGSC CS RefSeq v2.1, whole genome shotgun sequence DNA contains the following:
- the LOC123184494 gene encoding uncharacterized protein, which produces MPLPPSRSMVLSPISFRLPTPMDPYVAGGTTRHSGRPDWVLLHKSARISGHRNSTISGCHTMEGHPIEVSFWLVDPPGVSYFSVHCPGLNKDFHDEPYIICAEAALVLFSVAFVPVPGRRSIQYFVYRAGPGAPALELIPDPDKIRRGDRFGLLPCGDSEHYALVFLNRKFAYNKPCRFDLHIFSSATQAWSSKVPSSCLSEDDQALLLNHGTRKSVMVGDGSLGWVDLFSGILLLCDVFGECPVVRYITLPASRTRQTDERGLPYFASEYCCNVSCRDDGAIKFVEIEFDDPDRRNRGNQGWRAIIWDRTVTSDGWSQRFRVDAANISVDPSYSDLLPELWNDKTGEPELKRLIFYTPTLSKHDDDLLYMMSKVNKEDDKAWVITVDMKREAVEAIAPYSTKGHQLTSWHSPCTFPKYIDPTTSGDHVAMHSKRISAADCVLQVLLSRDWFREIDERLEIEMPTYHECVSLLDCCPASSVLLDIQEVVKYASSTDQGKAAPQAVESCSRALEEFEALVRGSVHDPSSSSTEGMRSKISVALRALDNILDIVPPTLRALADACHQKGGKTIFDLVEQASDDTEECKLEGSPDADNLSHGENKTMVYAMGRSCEVQQGRPRQRRRQNQARGQEERAVVPNRRQLEQYVMMIFLCLLFFAYIWAPIDMRLLGHCPLASY; this is translated from the exons ATGCCTCTGCCGCCGTCCAGATCCATGGTCCTCTCCCCGATCTCCTTCCGCCTCCCCACCCCGATGGACCCGTACGTCGCCGGCGGCACCACCCGACATTCCGGCCGCCCCGATTGGGTCTTACTCCACAAGTCGGCGCGTATCTCGGGACACCGGAACTCGACCATCTCCGGCTGCCACACGATGGAGGGCCACCCCATCGAGGTTTCCTTCTGGCTCGTCGACCCGCCGGGAGTCTCCTACTTCTCCGTCCACTGCCCCGGCCTCAACAAGGACTTCCACGACGAGCCCTACATCATCTGCGCCGAGGCCGCCCTTGTCCTCTTCAGCGTGGCCTTTGTCCCCGTCCCTGGCCGGAGATCCATCCAGTACTTCGTCTACAGAGCCGGCCCGGGGGCGCCGGCGCTGGAGCTGATCCCGGACCCGGACAAGATCAGAAGAGGCGATCGATTTGGCCTCTTGCCCTGCGGTGATTCCGAGCACTATGCCTTGGTCTTCCTCAATAGAAAATTTGCCTACAATAAGCCTTGCCGTTTCGACCTCCACATCTTCTCGTCGGCGACGCAGGCGTGGAGCAGCAAGGTGCCCTCGTCTTGCTTATCGGAAGATGATCAGGCATTGCTGCTCAACCATGGCACCCGCAAGTCGGTCATGGTCGGAGATGGCTCGCTGGGCTGGGTCGATCTCTTCAGCGGCATCCTCCTCCTGTGCGATGTGTTTGGTGAGTGTCCTGTGGTCAGGTACATCACCTTGCCCGCTTCAAGGACTCGCCAGACGGACGAGCGCGGCCTCCCTTACTTTGCCTCGGAGTACTGCTGCAACGTGTCCTGCCGCGACGACGGTGCGATCAAGTTTGTCGAGATAGAGTTCGATGATCCGGATCGCAGGAACAGAGGCAACCAAGGCTGGAGAGCCATCATATGGGACAGGACGGTGACTTCGGATGGTTGGAGCCAGCGCTTCAGAGTTGATGCTGCTAACATTTCAGTAGACCCAAGTTATTCTGATTTACTGCCTGAGCTGTGGAATGACAAGACTGGAGAACCAGAACTGAAGAGACTGATTTTCTATACCCCCACGCTGAGCAAGCACGACGACGATCTTCTGTACATGATGTCTAAGGTGAACAAGGAAGACGACAAGGCCTGGGTCATCACCGTCGACATGAAACGCGAGGCCGTGGAGGCAATCGCCCCGTATTCTACCAAAGGGCACCAACTCACTTCATGGCACTCTCCATGCACCTTTCCCAAGTACATCGACCCGACGACCTCAG GGGATCACGTGGCCATGCACTCCAAGAG GATTAGTGCGGCGGACTGTGTTCTGCAGGTGCTGTTGAGTCGAGACTGGTTCAGAGAAATAG ATGAGCGCTTGGAAATTGAGATGCCAACTTACCATGAGTGTGTATCACTACTTGACTGTTGCCCAGCATCATCTGTGCTTTTAGATATCCAAGAA GTGGTAAAATATGCTTCCTCTACTGATCAAGGCAAAGCCGCTCCACAAGCTGTGGAATCTTGCTCACG TGCCTTGGAAGAATTCGAGGCGCTAGTACGTGGGTCAGTGCATGATCCATCGTCGTCGTCCACCGAAGGCATGAGGAGCAAAATCAGTGTCGCTCTTCGAGCCTTAGACAA CATCTTGGACATCGTGCCGCCGACCTTGAGAGCGCTTGCGGATGCCTGCCACCAAAAAGGAGGGAAGACAATATTTGATCTTGTTGAGCAAGCAAGTGATGATACAGAGGAGTGCAAACTGGAGGGCTCTCCTGATGCTGACAACCTTTCCCACGGCGAGAACAAGACGATGGTCTATGCGATGGGCAGATCTTGCGAGGTGCAGCAGGGGCGACCCCGTCAGCGAAGGAGGCAGAACCAGGCACGGGGCCAGGAAGAACGAGCGGTGGTTCCAAATCGCCGCCAACTGGAGCAGTATGTGATGATGATTTTCTTGTGCCTGCTCTTCTTTGCCTACATATGGGCGCCGATCGATATGAGGTTGTTAGGCCATTGCCCTTTAGCATCCTATTAG